DNA from Kryptolebias marmoratus isolate JLee-2015 linkage group LG15, ASM164957v2, whole genome shotgun sequence:
TacctaataaaacaaatgcagaaaaaaaaatcttaagagAGAGTCAGAAACACTGAGTTATTggattaaaactgaataaactgtgattttatttgacaTCTGACAAATGATTGTTGCCAGAAAcataaaaccagcagcagacagCTGGGAAGCTTCCTGCTGGATAGACGGCTGGAGCACGACCTCAAGACACGTTTAATCCAAACTCTGGTGTTAAACTTCACATTAATGTGGTTGGATAACAGAAACAATCAAAGGATAAATATCTTCTCTGATCATTGATAAACAAATAGCAAAAATAATACCACTTTTGGGctgtgctttaataaaaactgtcacaTTTGAATGTTTAGACAGAAGTAAGTTGTTCAAAGCCCAAGGACTGCAGGTTTaatgagcagctgctgctggcagCAAACATCATGTCTGAGAACGAGTGAgtgaaggagaaggagagaaaCACGCAGCAAGAGACATTTTTAGCTTCATGTGAAGCAACCAAAGAgccagaaggaaaaaaatgaccatATGTTTACCAGGATTATTTACTGAAATTTAACAGATATAACGGAACCAATAAACTCTACCCAGATcttctacatttttatttaaacaatagtATTATAAGTTGTCTGTACTCACTAAGAATCAAACAAGTTGGCTGCAGACGACCTCAGATGTGAAACTACAAATCAAAGTGTTGCTTTTAAAACGCTCTTACGCTCTCATTCCCACCAAaagacaatttaagagttaccaaataacctaacatgcatgttttttgtctgtggaaggaaaccagagcaGCTTTCTTGCAGGTCTGTGAACCTAAAACAACcagttctctttaaaataagCACTATtgtacaacaacaaaatgtgctaAACATTGTAAACGGcataatatcaataaaaaacacatgtaCTTTGTAAATTTTTACctaaaaataatcacttttaTAGTGTTTGAGGttagtttgtttgcttgtcATGCTGACTAATCCAAAAATGGCTGATTTTTCTCCATACTTTTTAGAgcaaaattcacattttaattcAACAGATTATATAATAAACTATGACTTAAAGATTCTTTACACCAAAATATGACTTTGCTGTCAAATCTAATATCTCTGACTGCTGATAAAAGTATTTTCATTATGCCAAAGGTTTAAAATTAActattattttcagtatttgaaGTCAGTTTACTATATGAAGTTATATATAGGGAAAATGAACATCTTTGTTAAAACCTAGAAAAGCTAAAATCTATCAAAGTGATGAACATGAACTTTACATTTAAGTTGTGATTTTTGTAACCATGAGCTTCTTAAAGCAGCTGcactcaaattttatttatcgGGCTGTTAAAAGAAAGAGTAGGTTTAAAGAAAATTCTTTAATTTTCTAATCTAAACCCCAGTTTTATTCGTATGTTGTGTGAATTattgaaaagcacaaaaatctTCACAAGGTCAGATTTTCAAATATTGTCtcattgcatttaaaaaatgtaaactcaTGCTAAAGAAACAGTCTGGaaaagagaaacataaaaaagttaaataaaataggAAATGCGTTCGAGGAAATGTAGTTTTCTGAAAACAGTTGAATTGTGTTGATGATTTTCTGACGTTGAGCAacaatttacaaaacttttCACAGAGAAGCTTTAAAGAACTGAGACTTGTTGAGGAGATGCTTcaattttaagttaaaaaatgcataaaaatcagttcatctttccttcaaaaaagtgaaaaaatgacatttatttagtGTTACGCTGCACGACTGTAAACCTCTGTTAGCATATATACAGAGCAGGGCTTAGTTTGGATTACTGAGTGTTACAGGAACTATTTTCTGGAATCtaatacgtttttttttcttttaagaaatacAAGAATCTTGAACAAGTTGAGAATTTTTAACAGAACAGCAGGTATTTATTTCTGGCCCTGAAATCCTCAAAAACCGTAAAATCATCttgcatttttataaatattgattgaaatGGCATACAAGGACAAACGCCATCAGACAAAATCTGTTTcaagcagaaaagcagaaaaaactcCATGAAAACATCAAAGGCTGCAATAATAAACTTTATGCAAACTAAACGGTCGCCACGCGGTTTGCCTCCGATTCCCTGAACACTGagagcaaactaaaaaaaaaaaagcatttggttTCATTACATTAGTAGTTGAGCAATGAAACGAGACAAaaatattacatgtttttacttttattaacaaatttTACATTCTAACTGAACACTCAGTTGTTACAATCATTTCACATCTTACAGCTAAGCCAGTTTAGCTACAAAAAGGAAATATGTACAGCATCGTTCGCTCGGGtctaaaagcttttatttgtttcaggcTTACCTCAGTGATTGTGACCTGAACCAAGCTCTGCAAACACGAGTGAAGCTGcatcagctgcaggaaacacaaagtGGCTGTCTTCATCTAAATAACTGAGACACGGCTCTCTATGTCAAGCTGAAAAAGGCAgttgactgaaataaaaacacgtttttaaatagatttattttcgtattatcaaaataaatgctTAATTTGTTTCCCTTTGCATGTAAAATGTGACAGAGAGATCGTTATGATTGAAATAAAACTAGTAATGCATCTACAGAAACTCTGAGACCTGAAAGAAACGGAGCAGTCAGCTGCttgaaaaaaagactaaagcAAGAATTCACTGCTGTAAGGGGACCAGGGAAGTGATGCAAGTCACTGAGTTTGCATCATGCTGGATCAGTCATATAAAGGAAtagtttataaataataaatatctttGTAACAGCACATTTAAAGTCCTCAGTTTCAAAATGACTACGGCTTTGCTGCTttacaatataataaaaaccaTATGAGTGATATTGTATCAAATTTTAAAACGTTGGACAGTAGAAGAAGCTCTAAAACTGCCAGCTCGTGGACATTTCTCCTACTACTGTTGTTGGATGTGTTTGTCTCACTGGTGACAGAGGATCGAATCACTTTTTGACTCAGAAACATCCAAAGCtcatctacaggtgctggtcataaaattagaatatcatgaaaaagtagattgatttcagtaattccatttaaaaagtgaaacttgtatattatattcatacattacatacaaactcatatatttcaaatgtttattttgtttaatttNNNNNNNNNNNNNNNNNNNNNNNNNNNNNNNNNNNNNNNNNNNNNNNNNNNNNNNNNNNNNNNNNNNNNNNNNNNNNNNNNNNNNNNNNNNNNNNNNNNNNNNNNNNNNNNNNNNNNNNNNNNNNNNNNNNNNNNNNNNNNNNNNNNNNNNNNNNNNNNNNNNNNNNNNNNNNNNNNNNNNNNNNNNNNNNNNNNNNNNNNNNNNNNNNNNNNNNNNNNNNNNNNNNNNNNNNNNNNNNNNNNNNNNNNNNNNNNNNNNNNNNNNNNNNNNNNNNNNNNNNNNNNNNNNNNNNNNNNNNNNNNNNNNNNNNNNNNNNNNNNNNNNNNNNNNNNNNNNNNNNNNNNNNNNNNNNNNNNNNNNNNNNNNNNNNNNNNNNNNNNNNNNNNNNNNNNNNNNNNNNNNNNNNNNNNNNNNNNNNNNNNNNNNNNNNNNNNNNNNNNNNNNNNNNNNNNNNNNNNNNNNNNNNNNNNNNNNNNNNNNNNNNNNNNNNNNNNNNNNNNNNNNNNNNNNNNNNNNNNNNNNNNNNNNNNNNNNNNNNNNNNNNNNNNNNNNNNNNNNNNNNNNNNNNNNNNNNNNNNNNNNNNNNNNNNNNNNNNNNNNNNNNNNNNNNNNNNNNNNNNNNNNNNNNNNNNNNNNNNNNNNNNNNNNNNNNNNNNNNNNNNNNNNNNNNNNNNNNNNNNNNNNNNNNNNNNNNNNNNNNNNNNNNNNNNNNNNNNNNNNNNNNNNNNNNNNNNNNNNNNNNNNNNNNNNNNNNNNNNNNNNNNNNNNNNNNNNNNNNNNNNNNNNNNNNNNNNNNNNNNNNNNNNNNNNNNNNNNNNNNNNNNNNNNNNNNNNNNNNNNNNNNNNNNNNNNNNNNNNNNNNNNNNNNNNNNNNNNNNNNNNNNNNNNNNNNNNNNNNNNNNNNNNNNNNNNNNNNNNNNNNNNNNNNNNNNNNNNNNNNNNNNNNNNNNNNNNNNNNNNNNNNNNNNNNNNNNNNNNNNNNNNNNNNNNNNNNNNNNNNNNNNNNNNNNNNNNNNNNNNNNNNNNNNNNNNNNNNNNNNNNNNNNNNNNNNNNNNNNNNNNNNNNNNNNNNNNNNNNNNNNNNNNNNNNNNNNNNNNNNNNNNNNNNNNNNNNNNNNNNNNNNNNNNNNNNNNNNNNNNNNNNNNNNNNNNNNNNNNNNNNNNNNNNNNNNNNNNNNNNNNNNNNNNNNNNNNNNNNNNNNNNNNNNNNNNNNNNNNNNNNNNNNNNNNNNNNNNNNNNNNNNNNNNNNNNNNNNNNNNNaaaattaaacgaaataaacatttgaaatatatgagtttgtatgtaatgtatgaatataatatacaagtttcactttttaaatggaattactgaaatcaatctactttttcatgatattctaattttatgaccagcacctgtaaatgtCCCTTTAATGTAGGTTTGCTTTTTTCAGTGGTGCCTCTAAAAACAAGGAAACTCTTCTTCCCAGAGAGCACTTCAGGCTGCTCGCTCTTCATGCTTTCATGTTCtcattgttttgatttgatctgaaaaaaaaaaaaaaacagaccaaaaagcaattatttaagagaaaaatatCTTAGTTATGGACTGCTGTGTCTCAGAACAACAGGAACATGTTACAGACTGTGTGCGTGaacaaaattgaataaaaatagGAGTTTCTATAAAAGGTTTAACTCCATTACTAACATTTGCAATTCAAAAGATATTCTTCATGcgggagtttttcttttgtaatcaGCTACATGATCAGACTGATACAGGAGGAGTTCTAGTTGGCTCAGAATCTCTCTGTGGTTCAATCACCTACTGAAGTCAAAATGACGGGTTTCTACAGttttaatcacaataaaaaaacacaacatttacaaaaacagccaGTACTCACTGTATAATTTGATCTATGGAATGATTTTGAATGAGAGcgttgaacaaaaacaaaaacaaaacaaagaaaagagacacTGATGATGGGAAACACTGACACAAAACTACAGTACGTGACTTTTAGCACCAGATCCACTCcaaaaaaatgactttcaaCTTTACATGTGTGTAGGACAGATTCAGAAGGGAGGGGATGTTGCTTATTGgttgaaatgaagataaaaaaataaactatatttacTCTGGAAAGCTGAACGATAACAGTCACCTAAACTAACAGTTAACTAACTGATCAGCAGTTAGAAACCtgatgtttgattaaaaacaactcatCTGTGACCCATGATGGTAAACTGAGTCAGAACGAGCTCAGGCTGCagtcaaaatgtgaaaatatttgtcaTAAAACACCATCCAGCGATCCCGGTAACTAAAACATCATAAAATGTTCCTAATCtgccttttaatttcctttaaaattgaccatttttctctgccagctgcCGTAGCGAtgggaaatccctttgtataTTGTCTGGCATTATTGTGAAGCTTGGGaattcccctttttaaatacaGGATTGGAATTCCTGATGACTTccctccagaccaataaaaaacaagttttcaaacaggctttcttgtaatcaaaactagcttgttgccaggtgataaatcgcCAAATTTCAACCAAACAtgaatcattttgaagcttttcagatggagaatttgaaaatatgaaaactcaaattcctcattgtgactcagTTGATGCTCATTgcaatttaataaattattaaattgtcttttaaacatttcattgtcTCATCTAAATGACCTTTTAATGCTCATTCTTAACACTTCTACTGTAGAtcactgttttttgtgttttaccagAAATCCGATCATCGCGGTACGTCTGAGTTACAGCCCCACTAACAAACAGGCCCAAACAGCTGCGGCGGGTTAATTTGACACATGAGCAGCTGCTCAGAAGAATCTGACAGATTGAGTcgttaaataaataagaaacttTCACCTATGctaatcagctgcagaacttTGTTGTTCATCTTCACTATCTGAGCCAAATGATCAGCAGAAAGCCGTGATTAAAAGTATTTCAGTTGTGCTGAGGGGTTTAATTACAGTgtctataaatatttttacttccATGGCTGTTTTCTTAAacaaagtgctgttttttttttagattgatatacatttttatgacaaaatgGTTTGTTGTTATGAGCAAACTGTATATTTatgaggagctgcagagatttgTGTGCTGCTCAGTGTTACAGTAACCTTGAAGTGTTGCCAGACTCCATGCAGTGTATCAaactttacatcataaaacataTGAAATACTGATAAAACTCCAGTGATGGTACTGATAGTTTAATGTCAAtcaggtgggaaaaaaaactaaatggcTGCACTGTGGGATGAGCTAACCACCGTACTGATgctctgaaacattttaagtcTCATACCTTGTAGCCAGTCGACTCCCTCCTGCAATCCTTCTCCTTTCAGAGCATCAGTGgcactgaaaacataaaacatcttaGTGAAAAAGCATGTTACCTTTAACACAGACAGATTTGCTGTTTAACCCAAAACATCAACAGCACTAATGGCTGCGACTGTCAGACTAGTTTGCGAATAACATTCGTAGGAgtgtctccaaaatgtcttaaaacattCCTGGTGGTTCAAAATTTCAACTTTTTCACAGAAGCTTGCAGCCTCgttgctttaattttgaataTATTCAAAAAATGTGTGCAGCAAATTTTCCCTCAAAACCTCTGGAGCTCTCCTATGAGAGAAAACATCCGGACGACAGGTCTAAAAACCAGGAGGAATTATTAAAAAGCTGCTTCAAACCTGCCGGTCTTCATTTCAGAAGCATACTTCAGTAGATTACATCGCAAACAGAAAGGTGTGGCTGCCGAGGTGGGTTCGATGTGAGCGGAGGTGTGCACGGCTTAGAATACTGTTTTATAAGTCGAATACAAACTCTCCGCTCAAAACATGGCCGCGCGGCTCACCAGTCTcttggtcgcaaacactcagaattcaaaGGGAACTGATTAATGACTCATGTTTCCAACAGCCAATGAAAAAGAGAGGGCGGGACACAGGAAATGGTGTCCGAAGAGCTAAGACATCAGCTGATTGTAGTCTGTCAGAGTTTAAACGGTCGCCCTCATGAGTTTGATGCTTTAGTTTAACGAATCCTGTAGTTACAAACATCTGCTAAAACCAGCCTGTTAGCGTGTAGTCGAAGAATTTTTTGAATCTGGAAAGActggaaacatttcaaaacaacattACACATATTTACTGTTGGCTTTTCACTTTTCACCATCTAGTATTTGCTGATACAAACTATTTCTTTTCACAGACTAAGTTTGTGACAGAATTTGTCAAGAATAATTCCTTGGTTAGAGCAGACGTTATTTTATTCGACACCTCCGAGGCTCACACTGAcccaggacaaaaaaaagagacaaataagTCTCCCTGCATGTGGCGGTTCGTACCAGATGTGCCAGGGTTTGTCCTTGATGTTCTCCAAACACAGAAGTTGTGAAACCTTGACAGAAGACAGAGCGTCTCTGACGTCCATCTTGTTCGCAAAGAACAGGATGGGGATCCTCCGATGTTTAAtatctgcagcaaaacaaagcagagtGTAAATATTAGCAATGCTTTTCAAGTGGAataattatttacaatatttaaagaccaaaataaatgacaaaaaatgatgTATTGATTCAATCTTGTctagattaaaacaaattgtaaagCACTTCCTTCACAGTGTTGTTTATTCTTTTCCTTCAGATATTTATACAGTACTTCTTACCAGAAAGTACTTAAACTCAATATTTATGCAATGCTTTTATCCTGATCAAAACcagcttttcctttctgggttgcagggacctggtgtctgtctccagcagtcactgtgtgagacgcgagggacaccctggacaggtctccagtccatcacggtacaaaataaatagctttttaaaattatcatGCACTAAGAAAACTAGACTTAtgttgttcttttggctgctccctttttCAGGGATTGCCAAAGCAACCAAactcgcatgaaagatttgttttactCGGGATGTCCTTCTGACTCAaactgggctcgaacctgcagcctcaggagtAAAAcaccgcagcactgaccaccgagtTACCACAGCCTAGAGCAGGgctaggcaatcctggtccttgagtgccactatcctgcatgtgttacctgtttccctgctccaacacacctgactcagtggttaaatcacctcttcatgttctgcataagcctgttaatcacccattgattcaaaccaggtgtgttggagcagagaaacaagtaaaacatccaggatggtggccctcgaggaccagggttgcctacccctggccTAGATTTATAAAAgccttaaaaacacagcaggtaGAAGAAGTCCTGCAACTCGAGCTTACCTGGATGATTTAATAATGTGTCCAGTTCTTCTTTGGCCACAACCATTCTCAGTTTGTCCGCACTATCAATGACAAAGATGATAGCCTGACCTTCCCTGAGAAGAGATTACTGGCATTAATGTTCAAATCAACacaataaaatggcaaaaaatatGATTCTTCCAAGCAAACCCACTTGTAGTAATGCTCCCAGAGGTTTCTGTATCTGCCTTGACCGGACATGTCGAAGACTGTGAAGGaaagactaaaagaaaagaatcttgttcagtttcaataaaacagaaatctgcCACATATCACTCTGTACAAGACATTAAATGGAAAAGACAAGTTTAAAAAGGTGGCAAAGCTTTCAGATCGTGACTGAACGGAACATGTTCATTCAGTGATATCATGTCATTATGTTCCGACGAGCAGCTACCTGGATGTCTTGAACTTCTCTATACTGAAGCCAATTGTTGGAACAATGTCTTGCACCTGggcctgaaaacaaaagtgataGCATTTTCACAAGTAGCCTAAAAGGGAGCCAACATTAGCAGCATATATTTAGCTAACACTTGTGAAGCAAATATGCTTATATAACGGTATAAAAGCAGTGATACACGTAGACAAGAGACAAGCAGAGCAAATCATCATAGTATTGTATCTGTATTATATCAGAGTATTATTAACAGGAAGACTTGCATTGGAAGGCTTGAGTTTGTTGATGATGGTGGTTTTTCCACTGTTGTCCAGGCCAAGACACAGCACGTTCACCTCCTTCTTTAACCCCAGCCATCCGACCAACTTGTCAAACAGTCCCATTGGCTAACCAACAACCATCAGCCGGGAATCTAACCTTCAAGAAACAGATCACGAAATGTTAGAAAATCACTGCGAACAAAGCAGAACTTCATCTCGACGGAAAATACCCCGCAGTCAAAGAAAGACGGTGAGATGAAATTTGTAAGcacttaataaaaacataaataaatgcttgAGCCACATTAGACTTAAGCTAGGCTGAGGTGTGGAGTTgttgaagtgaaataaaaactgtttcaaattattttttttagtctgtaacaggattaaaaatattcataacACAATAATTAATCCTTGAACTGATTACACCTGTATGTAACAGTGGTCACCTGTTGATCAATTGAAAGTTATAAATCACTCagtttatctatctatctatccatctataCACTTTTATATAAGTGTGTACATGTAAAAACTTGTGTGtacatttaaatatatgtataagTCAACTTGTTTTGACTACTGAATAGTGAAGAATGGgtaggttttatatatatatatatatatatatatatatatatatatatataaaggctTGTGCTTCTTTTGAACATGTCAAGataacattttagtttaatattattTGTTCTCTCTGAATTCACgtgttcaaataaaacaccCATGCATTTATTAATCCTGCCTGCAAGAGTATCTGAACTGATTAGTCTTAGGGtagaaaagaaactgtttttaatttgtagcaCAATAGCGtttaatattatataaaatgtgtttttacaccAAACCGTTAGCCTGAGCTAACTGGGTCCGTTCACAGATATGAAGGTGTTTATAACGCTGCATGCTAACAGCTATTTAATCTCTCGCCGTTAGCAACCCTTAGCTAACGTTTAGCTACTTGTAAGTTTATTGCTCCGTCTTTCAAGACAAAACACAACGTAACAACTACTATTACAGGGTTTACATAAGAAGCTGAACAATGAAAGAAATCCAACGTAGATGTGTTGTTGCAGTTAACGCGACTGTTAGCCCGGTCATGATATCGCTAACGTTAGCTCGTATTATCCCGCCGCGGGATGCTAAGCGGAGCAGTAATTTACCTGGAGCTAAGCTGCGGTGTCTTGTTCCGAGGATGCGCTTCACGGCTTCCCAACCCGGTCTGTTCGGTGTTAAATCGGTATTTCGTTCATTTCTCCGATGCTAGCTCACGCCACTCGAGCCAAATGAAACTGTAGTTATTTACACTGTGTTGCCGGGAGACCACGGGAAAACGCTAGTACGTTTTACTTGGGTTGATAATAGATTGGATCAGCCGGAAGGTGGTCTGCTGTGATTGGTCGGTGTGTTGTTAGGCAACGAGAGGGCCGCTCTGCTGTGATTGGCTAAGATGCaactatttaaaaacacataaatccatactactttttaaatgttatgttAAACCACCTTAATTTCCACATAATTTGCT
Protein-coding regions in this window:
- the arl6 gene encoding ADP-ribosylation factor-like protein 6 isoform X2, yielding MGLFDKLVGWLGLKKEVNVLCLGLDNSGKTTIINKLKPSNAQVQDIVPTIGFSIEKFKTSSLSFTVFDMSGQGRYRNLWEHYYKEGQAIIFVIDSADKLRMVVAKEELDTLLNHPDIKHRRIPILFFANKMDVRDALSSVKVSQLLCLENIKDKPWHICATDALKGEGLQEGVDWLQDQIKTMRT
- the arl6 gene encoding ADP-ribosylation factor-like protein 6 isoform X1 yields the protein MGLFDKLVGWLGLKKEVNVLCLGLDNSGKTTIINKLKPSNAQVQDIVPTIGFSIEKFKTSSLSFTVFDMSGQGRYRNLWEHYYKEGQAIIFVIDSADKLRMVVAKEELDTLLNHPDIKHRRIPILFFANKMDVRDALSSVKVSQLLCLENIKDKPWHICATDALKGEGLQEGVDWLQDQIIQSNQNNENMKA